A single genomic interval of Oryza sativa Japonica Group chromosome 7, ASM3414082v1 harbors:
- the LOC4343721 gene encoding geranylgeranyl pyrophosphate synthase 7, chloroplastic: MAAFPPLAASRVRISPLIPAAAMAGTAGAAAASYAQHRRRFCAIVATAAASPVPAAAAAAATGFDFNAYMGEKAAAVNRALDASIPADEPPAALHEAMRYALLAGGKRVRPALCLAACAVVGGREAWAMPAAAAVEMVHTMSLVHDDLPCMDDDDLRRGKPTCHVVYGEPIAVLTGDALLSLSFHHMARFDSYPPDIDADKHPARVVRAIGELARCIGSEGLVAGQVVDLEMTGSTETVPLERLEYIHLHKTAALLEASVVIGAILGGGSDEQIESLRMYARSIGLLFQVVDDILDVTKSSEELGKTAGKDLASDKTTYPKLLGLEKSREFAEKLLSDAREQLSGFDQETAAPLLHLANYIAYRQN, encoded by the exons ATGGCTGCCTTCcccccgctcgccgcctcccgcgtccGCATCTCCCCTctcatccccgccgccgcgatggCTGGGAcagcaggggcggcggcggcgtcgtacgCGCAGCACCGGCGGAGGTTCTGCGCCATCGTGGCGACCGCGGCGGCGTCACCGgtgccggccgcggcggcggcggcggcgacggggtttGATTTTAACGCGTATATGGGTGAGAAGGCTGCGGCGGTGAACCGGGCGCTGGACGCGTCGATCCCGGCGGACGAGCCGCCCGCGGCGCTCCACGAGGCGATGCGGTACGCGCTGCTGGCGGGCGGGAAGCGGGTGCGGCCCGCGCTGTGCCTGGCGGCGTGCGCGGTGGTCGGGGGGCGGGAGGCCTGGGcgatgcccgccgccgccgccgtcgagatgGTGCACACCATGTCGCTCGTCCACGACGACCTCCCCtgcatggacgacgacgacctccgcCGCGGGAAGCCCACCTGCCACGTCGTCTACGGGGAGCCCATCGCcgtgctcaccggcgacgcgctgctctccctctccttccaccACATGGCCAGGTTCGACTCCTACCCTCCGGACATCGACGCTGACAAGCACCCCGCCCGCGTCGTCCGCGCCATTGGCGAGCTCGCGCGCTGCATAGGCTCCGAGGGCCTAGTCGCCGGCCAG GTTGTTGATCTTGAGATGACTGGATCGACCGAAACTGTACCTCTTGAACGTCTTGAGTACATCCATCTCCACAAAACTGCTGCATTGCTTGAGGCATCAGTGGTTATTGGGGCAATCTTGGGAGGTGGCTCTGATGAGCAGATTGAAAGTTTGCGCATGTATGCGAGATCGATAGGATTGTTGTTCCAGGTTGTTGATGATATACTTGATGTGACCAAGTCTTCTGAGGAGCTCGGCAAGACAGCAGGGAAGGACTTGGCGAGTGACAAGACGACATACCCGAAATTACTTGGGCTGGAGAAATCACGGGAGTTTGCAGAAAAGTTGCTTTCTGATGCAAGGGAACAACTTTCAGGATTTGATCAAGAGACCGCAGCACCACTTCTGCACCTGGCCAATTATATTGCCTATCGGCAGAACTGA
- the LOC4343720 gene encoding uncharacterized protein gives MGTNLLFLPEFLLYTCMMASSCFAYQFNPSEEAEHSYLRFADVKRQCRSVLTSASELADNAYRVKRVKRELSFEKGDWRQDAGTDPLVPFDGGDAAEDGRRPPLDPLRLATFVVTHVDDDDERRARNAVNVSGLLVLTISRTSASPEIGYHVPVVSSPVFELLPGSTKLRIVFEGVYTEAARSGNGGGERVLCMVGAGVLPTRGADGADPWGWAKNSGRAGFQPPVATDESMLLVLRYPKELTLTTRAVVGEMRSTRAMSDAAYFDTVKLVSGPTWNRQYEFRRPEELAAAAGTCRPLTSSDDGGNRARDLYKGRHLCDVLERYIHGVITARPTWRHCNSTATGAPCPFEMDRAEDAAIVGIVLHDLRCLGYDLDMAGNPGGVKVSVVFRALSPREHWYTAVQRTALSGATLSAEGVWNASAGEVSMVACRGIGGKACHFRVCLSFPATFSITGRDMMLGEITTVDVNETGGGARSSLSFRQRMPPPRLQRCVSGILPVVYRYNYTKVKLAGEFLRRNSSPSDLREIIARSLPLSYPNCGGNGDGKRSLADLADRLTLRFTAMPSLFSPPGWMERPVLHLEVFFLGQLIERFMPASDDATTRSSAIPGDEPCLQEQRLLNVSAELTIFGDLRVASSAMSLEGVYDREDGRMYLIGCRDVHHLPWRSSSARRELELEEGMDCSIEVKVEYPPPTTHWFVRSTARVQIASTRVAGDDPLHFDTVKLRAQPVRYPRRWPDFVSRAIVDSVLCVVLLTATIAAALCQLHHLKHHADVAPYVSLVMLGVQALGLVMPLFAGMEALLARVTVQPELDTTRPLPPPGSSYMLDYNPPYQAVDRTAKILAVAEFLLTLCIAWKVRRSRARLLARSPGEAARVPSDGKVFVYCSSAHLALFVVVLALNSSRDATVEQHVGLMQDMFLLPQVIGNAAWSVNCKPLAGSFYVGITAARLLPRVYDLVRPTPVADVFSDDVHASATASAISREGFFPRAGDVVMPLAAVSLAGAVFVQQRWNYAIVSRMGNSSQQQKLHHIF, from the coding sequence ATGGGCACAAATTTGCTGTTTCTTCCAGAGTTCTTGCTGTATACGTGCATGATGGCATCATCATGTTTTGCTTACCAGTTCAACCCAAGCGAGGAAGCAGAGCACAGCTATCTTCGCTTTGCCGATGTCAAGCGGCAATGCCGGTCCGTGCTCACCTCGGCGTCCGAGCTCGCCGATAACGCGTACCGGGTCAAACGCGTGAAGCGTGAGCTATCCTTCGAGAAGGGCGACTGGCGCCAGGACGCCGGCACGGATCCGCTGGTGCcattcgacggcggcgacgcggcggaggatggccgccggccgccgctggaCCCGCTCCGTCTCGCCACGTTCGTGGTCACGCAtgtcgacgacgatgacgagcgCCGTGCGCGCAATGCTGTCAACGTCAGTGGCCTCCTCGTCCTCACGATCTCCCGGACGAGCGCTTCACCGGAGATCGGGTACCACGTGCCGGTCGTGTCCTCGCCGGTGTTCGAGCTTTTGCCCGGCAGCACCAAGCTCAGGATTGTGTTTGAAGGCGTGTACACGGAGGCAGCGAGgtccggcaatggcggcggcgagagggtgTTGTGCATGGTCGGGGCCGGCGTTCTCCCAACGCGCGGCGCCGACGGTGCCGATCCGTGGGGCTGGGCCAAGAACTCCGGCCGTGCTGGCTTCCAGCCGCCGGTCGCCACCGACGAGAGCATGCTGCTCGTGCTACGTTACCCGAAGGAGCTTACACTGACGACCCGAGCGGTGGTCGGCGAGATGAGGAGCACGCGCGCCATGTCGGACGCCGCCTACTTCGACACGGTGAAGCTCGTGTCCGGGCCCACCTGGAACCGCCAGTACGAGTTCCGGCGCCCCGAGGAGCTTGCTGCGGCCGCCGGGACGTGCAGGCCGCTCACctcgagcgacgacggcggcaaccGCGCGAGGGATCTGTACAAGGGCAGGCATCTGTGCGACGTCCTGGAACGCTACATCCATGGCGTGATCACCGCGCGCCCAACCTGGCGCCACTGCaactcgacggcgacgggcgcgcCGTGCCCGTTCGAGATGGACCGCGCAGAGGACGCCGCCATCGTCGGCATCGTACTGCACGACCTCCGGTGCCTGGGGTACGACCTCGACATGGCCGGCAACCCCGGGGGCGTGAAGGTGTCCGTCGTGTTCCGCGCCCTGTCTCCACGGGAGCACTGGTACACGGCGGTGCAGCGCACGGCGCTGAGCGGGGCGACGCTGTCGGCCGAGGGCGTGTGGAACGCGTCGGCAGGGGAGGTGTCCATGGTGGCATGCCGCGGCATCGGCGGCAAGGCGTGCCACTTCCGGGTGTGCCTGTCCTTCCCGGCGACGTTCTCCATCACCGGCCGCGACATGATGCTCGGAGAGATAACCACCGTCGACGTCAACgaaaccggcggcggcgcacgctccTCGCTGTCGTTCCGGCAGCGCATGCCTCCGCCACGGCTGCAGAGATGCGTCTCCGGTATACTGCCAGTGGTATACAGGTACAACTACACGAAGgtcaagctcgccggcgagttTCTCCGGAGGAACTCGTCGCCGTCCGACTTGAGGGAGATCATTGCGAGGTCTCTACCCTTGAGCTATCCAAActgcggcggcaatggcgatgGCAAGAGAAGCCTGGCCGACCTCGCCGACAGGCTCACGCTCCGGTTTACGGCGATGCCAAGCTTGTTCTCCCCTCCTGGATGGATGGAGCGGCCGGTCCTTCACCTCGAGGTCTTCTTCCTCGGCCAGCTGATCGAACGATTCATGCCAGCATCCGACGATGCCACCACGAGATCAAGCGCAATACCCGGCGATGAGCCCTGCTTGCAAGAGCAGCGGCTACTGAACGTGTCGGCGGAGCTCACCATCTTCGGCGACCTTCGTGTTGCGAGCTCTGCGATGTCGCTGGAGGGCGTGTACGATCGAGAGGATGGCCGGATGTACCTGATAGGCTGCCGGGATGTCCATCATCTCCCATGGCGAAGCTCGTCGGCGAGAAGGGAACTCGAGCTCGAAGAAGGAATGGACTGTTCGATCGAGGTGAAAGTGGAGtacccgccgccgacgacgcacTGGTTCGTCAGGTCGACGGCGAGGGTTCAGATCGCGAGCACaagggtcgccggcgacgacccgcTGCACTTCGATACGGTGAAGCTCAGGGCCCAGCCGGTCCGATatccgcggcggtggccggactTCGTCTCCAGAGCAATCGTCGACAGTGTCCTTTGTGTCGTGTTGCTGAcggccaccatcgccgccgcgctctgTCAGCTGCACCACCTCAAGCACCACGCCGACGTCGCGCCGTACGTCTCCCTCGTCATGCTCGGCGTCCAAGCTCTCGGGCTCGTCATGCCGCTCTTCGCCGGCATGGAGGCGCTACTGGCACGGGTCACCGTGCAGCCGGAGCTTGACACCACCAGGCCGCTGCCTCCCCCGGGTTCCTCCTACATGCTCGATTACAACCCGCCGTACCAGGCCGTCGACCGGACGGCGAagatcctcgccgtcgccgagttCTTGCTCACCCTGTGCATCGCGTGGAAGGTGCGGCGGTCGAGGGCGCGCCTGCTGGCCCGCTCgccgggcgaggcggcgcgcgtgccgAGCGACGGCAAGGTGTTCGTCTACTGCTCCAGCGCGCACCTGGCCCTGTTCGTGGTCGTCCTCGCGCTGAACAGCAGCCGCGACGCCACCGTCGAGCAGCACGTTGGGCTGATGCAGGACATGTTCCTCCTCCCGCAGGTGATCGGCAACGCCGCGTGGAGCGTCAACTGCAAGCCCCTCGCGGGGAGCTTCTACGTCGGCATCACCGCCGCGCGCCTGCTCCCGCGCGTGTACGACCTCGTGCGCCCCACGCCGGTGGCGGACGTGTTCTCCGACGACGTCCACGcgtcagcgacagcgagcgcCATCAGCCGGGAGGGCTTCTTCCCCAGGGCCGGCGACGTGGTgatgccgctcgccgccgtctcgctcGCTGGCGCGGTGTTCGTCCAGCAGCGGTGGAACTACGCCATTGTCAGTAGGATGGGCAACTCATCACAACAGCAGAAGTTGCATCACATCTTCTAA
- the LOC4343722 gene encoding UDP-rhamnose/UDP-galactose transporter 2 gives MEAEKKPPAVSDVGAWAMNVVSSVGIIMANKQLMSSSGYAFSFATTLTGFHFTVTALVGWISNATGYSVSKHVPLWELVWFSLVANTSITGMNLSLMLNSVGFYQISKLSMIPVVCLMEWVLNSKHYTTKVISAVVVVAAGVGICTVTDVEVNAKGFICACVAVFCTSLQQITIGSFQKKYNIGSFELLSKTAPIQAVSLIILGPFADYYLNGRWLLNYNFSTGATFFILLSCSLAVFCNMSQYLCIGRFSATSFQVLGHMKTVCVLILGWILFDSALTVKNILGMLLAVMGMVVYSWAVETEKKASAPIPRNKSDMLDDSEDVPLKARVSGLPSSDLEEGEMKS, from the exons aTGGAGGCGGAGAAGAAGCCGCCGGCGGTGTCCGACGTCGGGGCGTGGGCGATGAACGTCGTCAGCTCCGTCGGCATCATCATGGCAAACAAGCAGCTCATGTCCTCCTCCGGCTACGCCTTCTCCTTCG CCACGACGCTGACCGGATTCCACTTCACGGTCACGGCGCTCGTCGGATGGATCTCCAACGCCACCGGCTACTCCGTATCCAAGCACGTCCCGCTCTGGGAGCTCGTCTGGTTCTCCCTCGTCGCCAACACGTCCATCACCGGGATGAACCTTAGTCTCATGCTCAACTCCGTCGGTTTCTATCAG ATCTCGAAATTGAGCATGATCCCGGTGGTTTGCTTGATGGAATGGGTGCTCAACAGCAAGCACTACACCACCAAGGTTATATCGGCCGTGGTCGTCGTGGCGGCGGGTGTTGGGATTTGCACGGTCACGGATGTGGAGGTCAATGCCAAGGGATTCATCTGCGCTTGCGTGGCTGTCTTCTGCACGTCGCTTCAACAGATT ACAATTGGCTCCTTTCAGAAGAAGTACAACATAGGGTCATTTGAACTTCTCAGCAAAACTGCACCAATACAGGCTGTGTCTCTTATTATACTTGGTCCCTTTGCTGACTATTACCTCAATGGGCGATGGTTATTAAACTACAACTTCTCAACTGGGGCAACT TTCTTCATATTGCTTTCTTGCTCCTTGGCTGTCTTCTGCAACATGAGCCAGTACCTCTGCATCGGCCGGTTCTCTGCAACTTCGTTCCAGGTCCTGGGCCACATGAAGACCGTGTGCGTGCTGATTCTTGGCTGGATCCTGTTCGACTCGGCCCTCACCGTGAAGAACATCCTCGGGATGCTGCTCGCCGTGATGGGCATGGTGGTCTACAGCTGGGCCGTGGAGACCGAGAAGAAGGCCTCCGCCCCAATCCCCCGGAACAAGAGCGACATGCTGGACGACTCCGAGGACGTTCCCCTCAAGGCCAGGGTGAGCGGCCTCCCCTCGTCCGACCTCGAGGAAGGCGAGATGAAGAGCTAG
- the LOC107276239 gene encoding uncharacterized protein: MAAAKVVANLQILGLCLLHLCLAASAAAYYPDMLLETSFIPRDYARYADELSPFDPVGAGVLARDLSFANGDWGQDAGRAPLMPSQGGDSPFLRLATFAVTHIDTDALRRRRPAMSAVNVSGVLSFTITRNCCCSSEYAVPHRQVSPEFKLLPGASRLTILFEGVYTETRSPGNDDDIGGGERVLCMVGNGVLPMRGGDSADPWAWARNAGDGSFEPPVMADGNMVLMLRYPKVHTLTTRAVRGELTSTSAASHNAYFDAVRLVSRIGQYSSYLFRPEHGELAANGCSTSTTRPFVCDDGVEGNCAGDLHGGASFCDILTELSPGDHGVLAVVPNWNCNSTDEFCSQLGPFQTGGGATNTTDRMLTGFAIAMQDLRCEPHGGEKPAARVSAVFRAVSPWEDQQLAVRRTGLGGATLSAEGVWRASTGQLCMTGCLGVIDAAAVGDEACHYRVSLHVPTTFSIRRRSIIVGQITAGDGSHFPLSFHQSVPPKHPWNRFGRSEASLRVAYDYTKVENAGELLRRSEPSGFRSSSIAKALVSYPRKAGAAAAAADEMMSLSDLADDLSLHFQPGPRLPFLPEQKVWPQWPALHLDMLSVGPLVGSYSPPLRTLPSTTVARAEIDGGVEQQQHQLLNVSAVLSLSGKMFGWSPVMSLEGVYNQEDGRMYLIGCRNGGVPPKTTRWLFSPTATACISSTRDAGDPLHFNTTELRTTPISYRGGRRDAPPDTLTEQTIEGLVCIAMLSGTIAAAVGQLRYIASHPDVAPYVSLVALGVQAVGYTATLVTDAKMLPAWPTYNYRMYVGHLHWNMDSTVKALTLAALLLTLRLAQKVRRSRARARARSPAEPGRVPSDGAVLLRSSGVYLAGLVFVLAVHAVATHTSSTSKQEVFFVEQKAAAASHAPPSCMRTRGAVVERYVGLVKEWFLLPQVIGNAVWRVNCKPLRNAYYGGVTAVWMLPHVYRYLRPPEVYIYRPEVQDDAMAFYEKATDVVVPVVAVALALLIYVQQRWNYKIVGIT, translated from the exons ATGGCGGCTGCCAAGGTGGTCGCCAACTTGCAGATTCTTGGCTTGTGTTTGCTCCATCTCTGcctcgccgcgtccgccgccgcgtacTATCCGGACATGTTGCTGGAGACGTCGTTCATCCCACGCGACTACGCCCGCTACGCCGACGAGCTGTCGCCGTTCGAtcccgtcggcgccggcgtgctGGCTCGCGATCTGTCCTTCGCCAATGGCGACTGGGGCCAggacgccggccgcgcgccgctgaTGCCGTCGCAAGGTGGCGACTCGCCGTTCCTCCGCCTCGCGACCTTCGCCGTCACGCACATCGACACCGAcgcgttgcggcggcggcggcccgcgaTGTCCGCCGTCAACGTCAGCGGGGTGCTCAGCTTCACAATCACCCGCAACTGCTGCTGCTCGTCGGAGTATGCGGTGCCGCACCGGCAAGTGTCGCCGGAGTTCAAGCTCCTTCCCGGCGCTTCGAGGCTCACTATACTGTTCGAGGGCGTGTACACCGAGACGAGGTCGCCGGGTAACGACGAcgacatcggcggcggcgagagggtgCTGTGCATGGTCGGGAACGGTGTTCTCCCCAtgcgcggcggcgacagcgcggaCCCGTGGGCCTGGGCGAGGaatgccggcgacggcagcttCGAACCGCCGGTCATGGCCGACGGCAACATGGTGCTCATGCTACGGTACCCGAAGGTGCACACGTTAACGACCCGAGCGGTGCGTGGCGAGCTGACGAGCACGAGCGCCGCCTCGCACAATGCTTACTTCGACGCAGTCCGGCTGGTGTCGCGGATTGGCCAGTACTCCAGCTACCTGTTCCGGCCAGAACACGGCGAGCTCGCGGCCAACGGGTGCAGCACCAGCACGACGCGTCCCTTCGTCTGTGACGACGGCGTCGAGGGCAACTGCGCCGGCGACCTGCACGGAGGCGCCTCGTTCTGTGACATCCTCACCGAGTTATCTCCCGGTGACCATGGCGTGCTCGCCGTCGTCCCAAACTGGAACTGCAACTCCACCGACGAGTTCTGCAGCCAGCTAGGGCCGTTCCAGACTGGCGGCGGAGCCACGAACACGACGGACAGGATGCTCACCGGCTTCGCCATCGCGATGCAGGACCTCCGGTGCGAGCCGCACGGCGGCGAGAAGCCGGCCGCGAGGGTGTCGGCCGTGTTCCGTGCCGTGTCGCCGTGGGAGGACCAGCAGCTGGCGGTGAGGCGGACCGGTCTGGGCGGCGCGACGCTGTCGGCGGAGGGCGTGTGGAGGGCGTCGACGGGGCAGCTCTGCATGACGGGGTGCCTCGGCGtcatcgacgccgccgccgtcggcgacgaggcgTGCCACTACCGCGTCTCGCTCCACGTCCCGACGACGTTCtcgatccgccgccgcagcatcaTCGTGGGACAgatcaccgccggcgacggcagccaCTTCCCGCTCTCGTTCCACCAGAGCGTGCCTCCCAAACATCCATGGAACCGGTTCGGCCGCTCCGAGGCGTCGCTGCGCGTGGCGTACGACTACACGAAGGTCGAgaacgccggcgagctcctccggaGGAGCGAGCCGTCCGGATTCCGGAGCAGCTCCATTGCAAAAGCACTAGTAAGCTATCCAAGGaaagccggcgccgccgccgccgccgccgatgagatGATGAGTCTCTCCGACCTCGCCGACGACCTGAGCCTCCACTTCCAACCCGGTCCAAGGCTGCCGTTCTTGCCGGAGCAGAAAGTGTGGCCGCAATGGCCGGCGTTACACCTCGATATGCTCTCTGTCGGGCCGCTCGTCGGAAGCTACTCGCCGCCGTTGCGGACATTGCCTAGTACGACGGTGGCACGGGCTGAGATTGACGGCGGCGTGGAGCAACAGCAGCATCAGCTTCTGAACGTGTCCGCCGTGTTGAGCTTGTCCGGGAAGATGTTCGGCTGGAGTCCGGTGATGTCGCTGGAGGGCGTGTACAACCAGGAGGACGGCCGAATGTACCTGATCGGCTGCCGGAAC GGTGGAGTACCGCCGAAGACGACGCGGTGGCTGTTCagcccgacggcgacggcgtgcaTCTCCAGCACGAGGGACGCCGGCGACCCGCTGCATTTCAACACGACCGAGCTGCGCACGACGCCGATCTCTTACCGCGGCGGGCGCCGCGACGCGCCGCCGGACACACTCACGGAGCAGACCATCGAGGGGCTCGTCTGCATCGCCATGCTGTCgggcaccatcgccgccgccgtcggccagcTGCGCTACATCGCGTCCCACCCGGACGTCGCGCCGTACGTCTCCCTCGTCGCGCTCGGCGTCCAGGCCGTCGGCTACACCGCGACGCTGGTCACCGACGCCAAGATGCTCCCGGCGTGGCCGACGTACAACTACCGGATGTACGTCGGCCACCTCCACTGGAACATGGACTCCACCGTGAAGGCCCTCAccctcgccgcgctcctcctcACGCTGCGCCTCGCGCAGAAGGTGCGGCGGTCGAGGGcccgggcgcgcgcgcggtcgcCGGCCGAGCCGGGGCGCGTCCCGAGCGACGGCGCCGTGCTCCTGCGCAGCTCCGGCGTCTACCTTGCCggcctcgtcttcgtcctcgccgtccATGCCGTGGCCACGCACACCAGCTCGACGTCGAAGCAGGAGGTGTTCTTCGTTGAACagaaggcggcagcggcgtcgcacgcgccgccgtcgtgcatGCGCACGAGGGGCGCCGTCGTGGAGCGCTACGTCGGCCTCGTGAAGGAGTGGTTCCTGCTGCCGCAGGTGATCGGCAACGCCGTGTGGCGCGTCAACTGCAAGCCCCTCAGGAACGCGTACTACGGCGGCGTCACCGCCGTGTGGATGCTGCCACACGTCTACCGCTATCTCCGGCCGCCGGAGGTGTACATCTACCGGCCCGAGGTGCAGGACGACGCCATGGCCTTCTACGAGAAGGCCACCGACGTGGTGGTGCCGGTCGTTGCTGTGGCGCTCGCCTTGTTGATCTACGTGCAGCAACGCTGGAACTACAAGATTGTTG GTATCACCTGA